The Anopheles merus strain MAF chromosome 2L, AmerM5.1, whole genome shotgun sequence genome has a segment encoding these proteins:
- the LOC121591435 gene encoding periodic tryptophan protein 1 homolog — protein MESDQEDEVPNVNFVPSLLFVKRGVAKANPDKVTLTPAELARIINETREDLEEEGAEGMDTSDDEENEDSERSLAERAGRLAAMNADGTGEGNDEYNFDSYEQETGTTGLHLSTVAVIDPTENIQDDEDSDAEDEIIKPTDNLILVGHVQNESASMEVYIYNEEEGSLYIHHDFLLPSPPLCIEWLSFDAGSDKPGNMCAIGCMEPIITIWDLDIQDSLEPVCKLGSKGSRKKNLPKLGHTDAVLDISWNHHLQHILASGSVDQTVILWDLEEGTPHTTIRDFGEKVQTLAFHPKRSETLLVGSCDGKVKVFDCRSTTEDSSSYKMWDLGGEVERVCWDHFNQNCFVASTNDGKMHYIDSRQDERPLWSKEAHEKEVTGLVLSAHVKGMLSTASADGSLKVWDIDEQDARMVYQKNPKIGVIQCLGECDESPFTLALGGDLKTKNFCVVNLLDNDIVSNVFKSRHVANVPDSSSEPPTEEMEEATIEDE, from the exons ATGGAGTCTGACCAGGAAGATGAGGTTCCCAATGTCAATTTCGTCCCAAGCTTGCTGTTCGTAAAACGTGGCGTTGCGAAGGCCAACCCGGACAAG GTTACATTAACCCCGGCAGAGCTGGCAAGAATTATAAACGAGACCAGAGAAGATCTGGAAGA agAAGGGGCGGAAGGGATGGACACATCCGACGACGAAGAGAATGAAGATAGTGAGAGAAGTTTAGCTGAAAGAGCTGGCAGACTGGCAGCGATGAACGCAGATGGCACGGGTGAAGGAAACGATGAGTATAATTTCGATTCCTACGAGCAAGAAA CCGGCACAACCGGATTACACCTGAGTACGGTGGCCGTAATTGATCCGACAGAAAACATCCAGGATGATGAAGATTCGGACGCGGAAGATGAAATCATTAAGCCTACTGACAACCTGATCCTTGTCGGACACGTGCAGAACGAGAGCGCCTCGATGGAAGTGTACA TTTACAACGAAGAGGAAGGAAGCCTGTACATTCATCACGACTTCCTGCTGCCGAGTCCTCCGCTGTGTATCGAGTGGCTCAGCTTTGATGCGGGTAGTGATAAACCGGGCAACATGTGCGCGATCGGCTGTATGGAACCTATTATTACAATATGGGATTTAGACATTCAGGATTCGTTGGAACCGGTGTGCAAGCTGGGGTCGAAAGGCAGTCGTAAGAAGAACCTCCCAAAGCTTGGCCACACGGACGCTGTTTTGGATATTTCCTGGAATCACCATTTGCA ACATATCCTAGCTAGCGGATCGGTGGATCAAACGGTAATTCTATGGGACCTGGAGGAGGGCACACCCCACACGACGATCCGCGACTTTGGGGAGAAGGTGCAGACATTAGCGTTTCACCCGAAGCGATCTGAAACGCTTCTGGTTGGGAGTTGCGATGGCAAAGTAAAAGTGTTCGACTGCCGCTCTACAACCGaggacagcagcagctacaaaaTGTGGGATCTTGGTGGCGAAGTGGAACGTGTCTGCTGGGATCACTTTAACCAGAACTGCTTTGTGGCCAGCACCAACGATGGAAAGATGCACTACATTGACAGCCGCCAGGATGAACGTCCGCTGTGGTCGAAGGAAGCGCACGAGAAGGAAGTTACCGGGCTCGTGCTTAGCGCCCATGTCAAGGGAATGCTTTCAACTGCCTCCGCCGACGGCTCATTGAAAGTATGGGACATTGATGAGCAGGATGCGCGCATGGTATATCAAAAGAATCCTAAAATCGGTGTTATACAGTGCTTGGGTGAATGTGACGAAAGTCCGTTTACACTGGCATTGGGCGGAGATTTGAAGACGAAGAATTTTTGCGTGGTAAACCTGCTGGACAACGATATCG TGTCAAACGTATTTAAATCGAGACACGTTGCAAATGTTCCGGACAGCAGTTCCGAACCTCCAACGGAAGAAATGGAAGAAGCCACCATCGAAGATGAGTAA